The following coding sequences lie in one Capsicum annuum cultivar UCD-10X-F1 chromosome 5, UCD10Xv1.1, whole genome shotgun sequence genomic window:
- the LOC107870923 gene encoding probable pectinesterase/pectinesterase inhibitor 12: MGSSFITTKFFLLLICSASFITISALNSSTLNTTHISSLKSLCKSTPYPESCFNTYKLSISINISPNILNILLQSLQAALSGTGQLTTLFSSVGRSNLVEKQKGIVQDCKELHQITISSLKKSVSRINTASANSKHLADAKAFLSAALTNKATCLEGLDFSTGSLKSTLINTLSSTYEHVSNSLSMLSKYSLKKQSSLFQKQGKKQSTLFKQQGNGNRRRRLLSASEPKWLSRKDRRIMQGANDYNQDDDLTFTVAADGSGNFNTISEAIDFVPNNSYDRVFIYIKEGVYQENVEIPSWKTNIVLLGDGSDVTVITGNRSVVDGWTTFRSATVAVSGEGFLARDITFENSAGPEKHQAVALRINADLAAVYRCTITGYQDTLYAHSFRQFYRECDIYGTVDYIFGNAAVVFQGCNIVSRLPMPGQFTVITAQSRDSPEEYTGISIQNCSILATEDLYSNSSTISSYLGRPWRDYSCTVYLESYIDDFINPEGWKEWSGNQSLDTLYYGEYANSGPASETDNRVTWSGYHIMDYYDASNFTVSEFITGEEWLDSTSFPYDNGV; encoded by the exons ATGGGCTCTTCCTTTATTACTACCAAATTTTTCTTGCTCTTGATATGCTCAGCATCTTTCATAACAATTTCTGCTCTTAATTCGTCAACTTTGAACACTACACATATTTCTTCTTTAAAATCCTTGTGCAAATCCACTCCATATCCAGAGTCTTGTTTCAACACATACAAGTTATCAATCTCCATTAACATCAGCCCAAACATCTTAAACATTCTCCTCCAATCTCTTCAAGCAGCATTATCAGGAACAGGACAACTCACTACTCTGTTTTCCTCTGTAGGACGCTCAAATCTTGTCGAAAAACAAAAGGGTATTGTCCAAGATTGCAAGGAACTACATCAAATCACAATCTCTTCGCTAAAAAAATCCGTCTCACGGATCAATACTGCATCAGCTAACTCCAAACATTTAGCTGATGCAAAAGCATTTCTCAGTGCAGCACTGACAAATAAAGCTACTTGTTTAGAAGGACTTGATTTCAGCACTGGATCGTTGAAATCTACATTGATTAACACTTTAAGCAGTACTTACGAGCATGTTAGTAATTCTCTGTCTATGCTCTCAAAGTACTCTCTTAAAAAACAGAGTTCTCTGTTTCAAAAACAGGGGAAAAAACAGAGTACTCTGTTTAAACAACAGGGGAATGGAAATAGGCGGCGCCGGCTATTGTCAGCCAGCGAACCAAAGTGGCTGTCACGGAAGGACAGGCGCATAATGCAGGGTGCTAACGATTATAACCAAGATGATGATTTAACATTTACAGTCGCAGCTGATGGAAGTGGAAATTTCAATACCATAAGTGAAGCTATTGATTTCGTACCGAATAACAGTTATGATAGGgtctttatatatataaaagaagggGTTTATCAAGAAAATGTTGAGATTCCAAGTTGGAAGACTAACATTGTTCTTCTTGGAGATGGGAGTGATGTTACTGTCATTACTGGTAATAGAAGTGTTGTTGATGGTTGGACTACTTTCAGATCTGCTACCGTCG CTGTATCCGGTGAAGGGTTCTTAGCTCGTGACATTACTTTTGAGAACTCAGCTGGACCCGAGAAGCACCAAGCAGTCGCCCTTCGTATCAACGCAGACTTGGCTGCCGTCTACAGATGCACCATAACCGGTTACCAGGACACTTTATACGCCCACTCATTCCGACAATTTTACCGTGAATGTGACATTTACGGGACAGTAGATTACATTTTCGGGAACGCAGCTGTTGTTTTCCAAGGATGTAACATTGTCTCAAGGTTACCAATGCCTGGTCAATTCACCGTAATTACAGCCCAATCGCGCGATTCTCCTGAAGAGTACACTGGCATCTCAATACAAAATTGCTCAATTTTAGCAACAGAAGATTTGTACTCGAACTCTAGTACAATCAGTAGTTACCTAGGTAGACCGTGGAGAGATTATTCTTGTACTGTATACCTAGAATCGTACATAGACGATTTTATTAATCCCGAGGGGTGGAAAGAATGGTCGGGAAATCAAAGTTTGGATACTTTATATTACGGAGAATATGCAAACAGTGGTCCGGCATCGGAGACCGATAATCGGGTTACATGGTCTGGATATCACATAATGGactattatgatgcttccaatTTCACTGTCTCAGAGTTTATTACTGGAGAGGAATGGTTAGATTCTACTTCTTTTCCTTATGATAATGGAGTGTAA